The Dama dama isolate Ldn47 chromosome 23, ASM3311817v1, whole genome shotgun sequence genome contains a region encoding:
- the ZNF217 gene encoding zinc finger protein 217 translates to MPPHSLAKTSWTCEEKTVEEYTLSFEFLQQIFALVLKPRAAGCVSDKSFTSGLIPTPEIPQADSNFIYSPQETGNMPTQSLLVYMDGPEVIGNSLGTQMELDDAMTIKGAAAVPFRPTPEKSIIQMEGCMPLDCMFCSQTFTRSEDLSKHVLLQHRPTLCEPAVLRVEAEYLSPLDKVQVRGEPPKDKSCKENEELSCEVCGQTFRVAFDVEIHMKKHKDSFTYGCHMCGRRFKEPWFLKNHMRTHTGKSGAKSRPQPGLDSPATINEVVQEPAAEGVSSPYKICMVCGFLFPNKESLIDHRKMHTKEAASGPRGPQTEAPLEGAPSPGAELLQFLNLRPASPAEVAKKPAKWIPQLDPFTTYQAWQLATKGKVAVCREVKEQQPGQEGSTDNDESCSDKEEPGEIWGARRSQPEGSGKPRTSKGGCPGLSQDKEKSRHPHGEVPSVDADPRLGSSKEKPTHCAECGKAFRTYHQLVLHSRVHKKERRADAGSPPAADGRQPRTCSPELPPALEDSGALDREAGSEDGSEDGLPDGLHLDKNDDGGKMKHLTSSRECSYCGKFFRSNYYLNIHLRTHTGEKPYKCEFCDYAAAQKTSLRYHLERHHKDKQTDAAADGKSDGRPQEAEDALLTADSAQTKNLKRCFDGAKDVKGSPPAKQLKGMAPASQSVLGGAVLAPVHRETQDFSKDAADDGAEKPSKAPGPACLDALKKRPPADPQASPLVCRTEAAEAARHAQLGPREARADVGCQEKPLNLSLGAPHGGAGVPLGRSVTASSTCPFCTFKTFYPEVLTMHQKLEHKYHPDAHKSCRGRAVLRSRRTGCPPFLLGKDVPPLPGAFRPKPRPVAPAQPKPAPAERPASGAQGSGRAPPPAGADASTLAPSNLKALNARPPPGLGVPGPGPARTPPEAPPCKAGPEKTRRTEPQPPADAARSDHAARSDGPWAPARDYACGRSGAEPGEPLPKRPRVAPEPPCAPCRRPPELPQYRVVRGLA, encoded by the exons ATGCCGCCGCACAGCttagccaaaa CTTCCTGGACTTGTGAAGAGAAGACGGTAGAGGAATACAcactttcttttgaatttttacaacaaatatttgctCTAGTTTTGAAGCCTCGGGCTGCTGGGTGTGTGAGTGACAAGTCTTTTACAAGTGGCCTTATTccaactccagagattcctcAAGCAGATTCTAATTTTATATACAGTCCTCAGGAGACAGGAAACATGCCAACCCAATCCCTCTTGGTGTATATGGATGGACCGGAAGTTATCGGCAATTCCCTTGGCACCCAGATGGAGCTCGATGACGCCATGACGATCAAAGGGGCCGCTGCGGTCCCCTTCCGACCCACGCCGGAGAAGAGCATCATCCAGATGGAGGGGTGCATGCCCCTGGACTGCATGTTCTGCAGTCAGACCTTCACGCGCTCCGAGGACCTCAGCAAACACGTCCTCCTGCAGCACCGGCCCACCCTCTGTGAGCCCGCCGTCCTGCGCGTGGAAGCGGAGTACCTCAGTCCTCTGGATAAAGTTCAGGTGCGCGGCGAGCCTCCCAAGGACAAGAGCTGCAAGGAGAACGAAGAGCTGAGCTGTGAAGTGTGCGGGCAGACCTTCCGCGTGGCTTTCGACGTCGAGATCCACATGAAGAAACACAAGGACTCGTTCACGTACGGGTGTCACATGTGCGGCCGGCGGTTCAAGGAGCCCTGGTTTCTGAAGAATCACATGCGGACGCACACGGGCAAGTCGGGGGCGAAGAGCAGGCCGCAGCCCGGCCTGGACAGCCCGGCGACCATCAACGAGGTGGTGCAGGAGCCCGCGGCCGAGGGCGTCTCCTCGCCGTACAAGATCTGCATGGTCTGCGgctttctctttccaaataaggaaagtctCATTGATCACCGGAAGATGCACACCAAAGAAGCTGCTTCCGGGCCCCGCGGCCCGCAGACCGAAGCCCCGCTGGAAGGCGCGCCGTCGCCGGGGGCGGAGCTGCTGCAGTTCCTGAACCTGAGACCCGCGTCCCCCGCCGAGGTCGCCAAGAAGCCAGCCAAGTGGATACCTCAGCTGGACCCGTTCACCACCTACCAGGCCTGGCAGCTGGCTACCAAGGGCAAGGTGGCCGTGTGCCGAGAGGTGAAGGAGCAGCAGCCGGGCCAGGAGGGCAGCACGGACAACGACGAGTCGTGCTCCGACAAGGAGGAGCCGGGGGAGATCTGGGGCGCCCGCAGGAGCCAGCCCGAAGGCTCCGGGAAGCCCAGGACGAGTAAGGGCGGTTGCCCCGGCCTCTCCCAAGACAAGGAGAAGTCCAGACACCCCCACGGCGAAGTGCCTTCCGTGGACGCGGACCCCAGGTTGGGCAGCAGTAAGGAGAAGCCGACGCACTGCGCCGAGTGCGGCAAAGCCTTCCGGACCTACCACCAGCTGGTGCTGCACTCGCGCGTGCACAAGAAGGAGCGCAGGGCCGACGCCGGCTCGCCCCCCGCCGCCGACGGCAGGCAGCCCAGGACGTGCTCCCCGGAGCTGCCGCCCGCCCTGGAGGACAGCGGGGCCCTGGACCGGGAGGCTGGCTCTGAGGACGGCTCCGAAGACGGGCTCCCGGACGGGCTCCACCTGG atAAAAATGATGATGGAGGGAAAATGAAGCATCTTACATCCTCAAGAGAATGTAGTTATTGTGGAAAGTTTTTCCGTTCAAATTATTACCTCAATATTCATCTCAGAACGCATACAG GTGAAAAACCATACAAATGTGAATTCTGTGACTATGCTGCAGCGCAGAAGACCTCCTTGCGGTATCACCTGGAGAGACATCACAAGGACAAGCAGACGGACGCTGCTGCAGACGGCAAGAGCGACGGGAGACCCCAGGAGGCCGAGGATGCACTCCTAACTGCAGACAGCGCACAaaccaaaaatttgaagagatgttTCGACGGTGCCAAAGATGTTAAAGGCAGCCCACCCGCAAAGCAACTGAAGGGAATGGCCCCCGCTTCTCAGAGCGTCCTGGGCGGCGCGGTGCTCGCGCCAGTGCACAGGGAAACTCAGGATTTCAGCAAGGATGCAGCGGATGACGGTGCCGAGAAGCCGAGCAAGGCCCCCGGCCCCGCTTGCTTGGACGCCTTGAAGAAGAGGCCGCCTGCGGACCCTCAGGCCAGCCCCCTGGTGTGCAGGACAGAGGCGGCCGAGGCGGCCCGCCATGCGCAGCTCGGGCCCCGGGAGGCGCGGGCGGACGTGGGCTGCCAGGAGAAGCCCCTGAACCTGTCCCTCGGCGCCCCGCACGGGGGCGCGGGGGTGCCGCTGGGCAGGAGCGTGACCGCCAGCAGCACCTGCCCGTTCTGCACCTTCAAGACCTTCTACCCGGAGGTGCTCACGATGCACCAGAAGCTGGAGCACAAGTACCACCCCGACGCGCACAAGAGCTGCCGGGGCAGGGCTGTGCTTCGCAGCCGGCGGACCGGCTGCCCGCCGTTCCTGCTGGGCAAGGACGTGCCCCCGCTGCCCGGCGCCTTCAGGCCTAAGCCGCGGCCGGTCGCCCCGGCACAGCCCAAGCCCGCGCCGGCTGAGCGACCTGCGTCCGGTGCCCAGGGGTCCGGCAGAGCTCCGCCGCCTGCGGGCGCCGACGCCAGCACTTTAGCCCCCAGCAACCTCAAGGCGCTGAACGCCCGGCCACCGCCAGGCCTCGGGGTCCCGGGGCCCGGCCCCGCCCGCACACCGCCCGAAGCGCCGCCCTGCAAGGCGGGCCCAGAGAAGACGCGTCGGACGGAGCCGCAGCCCCCCGCCGACGCTGCCAGGAGCGACCACGCTGCCAGGAGTGACGGCCCTTGGGCGCCCGCGCGGGACTACGCATGCGGTCGCAGCGGCGCTGAGCCGGGGGAGCCGCTGCCCAAGCGGCCGCGAGTCGCGCCCGAGCCGCCCTGCGCGCCGTGCCGCCGGCCGCCCGAGCTGCCGCAGTACCGCGTGGTGCGCGGGCTGGCG